The proteins below are encoded in one region of Helianthus annuus cultivar XRQ/B chromosome 2, HanXRQr2.0-SUNRISE, whole genome shotgun sequence:
- the LOC118489084 gene encoding heavy metal-associated isoprenylated plant protein 39-like, which yields MPESKKVVIKLDVHDDDDKRKVLKAVSGLSGIESLAMDMKEQKLTVIGDVDPVDIVGKLKKWHTNILTVGPAKEPDKKAEPEKKEKKDDKTEEEKKKEKEQQERLEAFRKYMEATCGGYNPYQYPYSYPTQRICLHPVEDDPTGCVIC from the exons ATGCCTGAAAGCAAG AAAGTGGTTATTAAACTAGACGTCCACGACGATGATGACAAAAGGAAGGTTTTAAAGGCGGTTTCCGGTCTTTCAG GGATCGAGTCCTTAGCTATGGACATGAAAGAACAGAAACTGACGGTAATCGGAGACGTTGATCCAGTCGATATTGTTGGAAAACTCAAAAAATGGCACACGAACATACTCACCGTTGGACCGGCGAAAGAACCGGATAAAAAAGCTGAAccagaaaagaaagaaaagaaagatgatAAAActgaagaggagaagaagaaggagaaagaGCAGCAGGAAAGATTAGAAGCTTTTAGAAAATATATGGAAGCTACTTGTGGGGGATATAACCCGTACCAGTACCCGTACTCGTACCCGACACAACGAATCTGTCTTCATCCTGTGGAAGATGATCCCACTGGTTGTGTTATTTGCTGA